A portion of the Ciona intestinalis unplaced genomic scaffold, KH HT001069.1, whole genome shotgun sequence genome contains these proteins:
- the LOC113475593 gene encoding uncharacterized protein LOC113475593 isoform X1: protein MNISRKEIDVFAECKVAKRQIENLNLELSKCKNTPTNNKLNPQVSKLIPVLNESLELLTSAIHYQSHLSVCDHDQQQIQNDELHYMEPTQPHENKPTAKRQREPFARHSLCGDETINENLSKEIVQVIRIAGEKQEEINRLRETNTKLEGKIKDCLCGTGGGEDGSNQIKILQEELRSTRELNINLENQLQESKKTMETMEVELFETRLRLDEMKVEKLHWVGWVFGVGSLTRQSGCF, encoded by the exons atgaaTATTTCGCGAAAAGAAATCGACGTTTTCGCCGAATGCAAAGTTGCTAAACGGCAAATCGAAAATCTAAATTTAGAATTAtcaaaatgcaaaaacacaCCAACAAACAACAAGCTTAATCCACAAGTGTCTAAACTAATACCTGTACTAAACGAATCCTTAGAATTGTTGACTTCTGCAATACATTACCAAAGTCACTTAAG CGTGTGCGATCATGACCAGCAACAAATTCAAAATGACGAGCTGCATTATATGGAG CCGACACAACCACATGAAAATAAACCAACTGCCAAAAGACAGAGGGAACCATTTGCAAG ACACAGCCTTTGCGGAGATGAAACAATCAATGAGAATTTGTCGAAAGAAATTGTTCAAGTGATTCGAATTGCTGGAGAAAAACAGGAAGAGATCAACAG GTTGAGGGAAACCAATACAAAGTTGGAGGGGAAGATCAAAGATTGTTT gTGTGGGACGGGTGGTGGGGAAGATGGCTCAAACCAG ATAAAAATACTTCAAGAAGAATTAAGATCAACAAGAGAGCTAAACATAAACCTTGAAAATCAACTTCAAGAATCCaa GAAAACCATGGAAACAATGGAAGTTGAATTATTTGAAACCCGGCTCAGATTGGATGAGATGAAGGTGGAGAAGTTGCATTGGGTGGGTTGGGTGTTCGGGGTTGGTTCATTAACTCGACAATCAgggtgtttttaa
- the LOC100180782 gene encoding beta-1,3-galactosyltransferase 5-like has product MPRKYYKPFLIVGVLFITSVVILQSRINNELPPVCAAKQNNELNSVYSDDLSNKRDLIKFVSTPWKVEKTIAHGVCGLHPDKVKWSMVIVVKSSASHFDRRNTIRETWGGIRAIDDVIIELVFIVDVTMDDIINKQTEEEGFLHGDILLIPYIKTPFPITLKTVAGMQWVAHILPDRWFYSSCDDDVAIHIPHMVAHLHTMLPHYRVGERNDKFDSFGDLPISCMYSYQKCDVPAREYSSKWKISYLKYPPTQWPVYCRGGLYTTTSKMATKLFEVSRMTELMHLDDVWVTGLLREKLRKGNANIVPAPYSERNEKELVKNDDQPGMIVKHMWGDIPGIDTDVLAGLNSAWKILEGRPRCP; this is encoded by the exons ATGCCTCGAAAATACTACAAACCATTTTTAATAGTTGGCGTGTTATTTATTACAAGTGTTGTCATATTGCAGTCCAGAATAAACAA CGAACTTCCACCCGTGTGTGCGGCGAAGCAGAACAACGAGTTGAACAGCGTTTACAGCGACGATTTGTCGAATAAACGAGATTTAATCAAATTTGTTTCGACGCCATGGAAGGTTGAGAAGACGATCGCTCATGGGGTTTGTGGGTTGCACCCTG ACAAAGTAAAATGGTCGATGGTAATTGTCGTTAAATCGAGCGCGTCACATTTTGATCGTCGGAACACTATCcgtgaaacatggggtggaattcgtgcgattgatgatgtcataatcgaACTAGTGTTCATTGTTGATGTAACCAtggatgacatcatcaataaaCAAACAGAGGAAGAAGGTTTTCTACACGGCGACATTTTGTTGATACCGTACATCAAAACACCATT CCCGATCACATTGAAGACTGTGGCAGGAATGCAGTGGGTCGCTCACATCCTCCCCGATCGTTGGTTTTACTCCTCGTGTGACGACGACGTAGCAATTCACATCCCCCACATGGTGGCGCACCTGCACACCATGCTACCACACTACAGGGTTGGTGAACGCAACGACAAATTTGATTCGTTCGGCGACTTACCGATAAGTTGCATGTACAGTTACCAGAAGTGTGACGTTCCCGCGCGGGAATATTCATCAAAATGGAAGATCTCGTACTTGAAGTACCCACCCACCCAATGGCCGGTCTATTGCCGAGGGGGTCTCTACACAACCACAAGCAAAATGGCAACGAAATTATTTGAGGTGTCTCGCATGACCGAGTTGATGCATCTTGATGATGTTTGGGTCACTGGGTTGTTGAGGGAAAAGCTGAGGAAAGGAAACGCAAATATTGTG CCTGCCCCGTATTCCGAGCGCAACGAGAAGGAATTGGTGAAGAATGACGACCAACCAGGGATGATAGTTAAACATATGTGGGGGGACATCCCCGGTATCGATACCGATGTATTAGCGGGCTTAAACTCAGCGTGGAAAATCCTGGAAGGTCGACCTCGATGCCCATAA
- the LOC113475593 gene encoding uncharacterized protein LOC113475593 isoform X2 has product MNISRKEIDVFAECKVAKRQIENLNLELSKCKNTPTNNKLNPQVSKLIPVLNESLELLTSAIHYQSHLSVCDHDQQQIQNDELHYMEPTQPHENKPTAKRQREPFARHSLCGDETINENLSKEIVQVIRIAGEKQEEINRLRETNTKLEGKIKDCLCGTGGGEDGSNQENHGNNGS; this is encoded by the exons atgaaTATTTCGCGAAAAGAAATCGACGTTTTCGCCGAATGCAAAGTTGCTAAACGGCAAATCGAAAATCTAAATTTAGAATTAtcaaaatgcaaaaacacaCCAACAAACAACAAGCTTAATCCACAAGTGTCTAAACTAATACCTGTACTAAACGAATCCTTAGAATTGTTGACTTCTGCAATACATTACCAAAGTCACTTAAG CGTGTGCGATCATGACCAGCAACAAATTCAAAATGACGAGCTGCATTATATGGAG CCGACACAACCACATGAAAATAAACCAACTGCCAAAAGACAGAGGGAACCATTTGCAAG ACACAGCCTTTGCGGAGATGAAACAATCAATGAGAATTTGTCGAAAGAAATTGTTCAAGTGATTCGAATTGCTGGAGAAAAACAGGAAGAGATCAACAG GTTGAGGGAAACCAATACAAAGTTGGAGGGGAAGATCAAAGATTGTTT gTGTGGGACGGGTGGTGGGGAAGATGGCTCAAACCAG GAAAACCATGGAAACAATGGAAGTTGA